From one Pseudomonas sp. S35 genomic stretch:
- the rpsL gene encoding 30S ribosomal protein S12 has product MATINQLVRQPRKRIVEKSDVPALQNCPQRRGVCTRVYTTTPKKPNSALRKVCRVRLTNGFEVSSYIGGEGHNLQEHSVVLIRGGRVKDLPGVRYHTVRGSLDTSGVKGRNQGRSKYGTKKPK; this is encoded by the coding sequence ATGGCAACTATCAACCAGCTGGTACGTCAGCCGCGTAAGCGTATCGTCGAGAAATCCGACGTGCCTGCGCTGCAGAACTGCCCGCAACGTCGTGGCGTATGCACCCGTGTGTATACCACCACGCCGAAAAAACCTAACTCGGCACTGCGTAAAGTATGCCGTGTGCGTCTGACCAACGGTTTCGAGGTTTCCTCGTACATCGGCGGTGAAGGCCACAACCTGCAAGAGCACAGCGTGGTACTGATCCGCGGCGGTCGTGTAAAAGACTTGCCAGGTGTTCGTTACCACACCGTACGCGGATCCTTGGATACTTCCGGCGTTAAAGGTCGTAACCAGGGTCGTTCGAAGTACGGTACCAAGAAGCCTAAGTAG
- the rpoC gene encoding DNA-directed RNA polymerase subunit beta', with protein MKDLLNLLKNQGQVEEFDAIRIGLASPEMIRSWSFGEVKKPETINYRTFKPERDGLFCAKIFGPVKDYECLCGKYKRLKHRGVICEKCGVEVALAKVRRERMAHIELASPVAHIWFLKSLPSRIGLLMDMTLRDIERVLYFESYVVIDPGMTTLEKGQLLNDEQYFEALEEFGDDFDARMGAEAVRELLHAIDLEHEIGRLREEIPQTNSETKIKKLSKRLKLMEAFQGSGNLPEWMVLTVLPVLPPDLRPLVPLDGGRFATSDLNDLYRRVINRNNRLKRLLDLSAPDIIVRNEKRMLQEAVDALLDNGRRGRAITGSNKRPLKSLADMIKGKQGRFRQNLLGKRVDYSGRSVITVGPTLRLHQCGLPKKMALELFKPFIFGKLEMRGLATTIKAAKKMVERELPEVWDVLAEVIREHPVLLNRAPTLHRLGIQAFEPVLIEGKAIQLHPLVCAAYNADFDGDQMAVHVPLTLEAQLEARALMMSTNNILSPANGEPIIVPSQDVVLGLYYMTREAINAKGEGRVFADLQEVDRVFRAGEAALHAKVKVRINETVNDRDGGSVSGTRIVDTTVGRALLYQVVPKGLSYDVVNLPMKKKAISKLINQCYRVVGLKETVIFADQLMYTGFAYSTISGVSIGVNDFVIPDEKARIISAATDEVKEIESQYASGLVTQGEKYNKVIDLWSKANDEVSKAMMANLSKEKVIDRHGDEVDQESFNSMYMMADSGARGSAAQIRQLAGMRGLMAKPDGSIIETPITANFREGLSVLQYFISTHGARKGLADTALKTANSGYLTRRLVDVAQDLVVTEIDCGTEHGLLMTPHIEGGDVVEPLGERVLGRVIARDVFKPGTEEVIVPAGTLVDEKWVEFIELNSIDEVIVRSPISCETRYGICAKCYGRDLARGHQVNIGEAVGVIAAQSIGEPGTQLTMRTFHIGGAASRTSAADSVQVKNGGTVRLHNLKHVERVDGHLVAVSRSGELAIADDYGRERERYKLPYGAVISVKEGDKVDAGAIVAKWDPHTHPIVTEMKGTVTYVGMEEGITIKRQTDELTGMTNIEVLDAKDRPAAGKDIRPAVKMVDDNGKDLLLPGTDVIAQYFLPANALVGVADGAKIAIGDVIARIPQETSKTRDITGGLPRVADLFEARRPKEASILAEVSGTIAFGKETKGKRRLVITPNDGTDPYEELIPKWRHLNVFEGEQVNRGEVISDGPSDPHDILRLLGVSALAKYIVNEIQDVYRLQGVKINDKHIETILRQMLRKVEIAESGDSSFIKGDQMELTHVLVENERLAGDEKFVSKFTRVLLGITKASLSTESFISAASFQETTRVLTEAAVTGKRDYLRGLKENVVVGRLIPAGTGLAYHSERKRRRDADKPLRVSASEVEAALTEALNSSGN; from the coding sequence TTGAAAGACCTACTGAATTTGCTGAAAAACCAGGGTCAAGTCGAAGAGTTCGACGCCATCCGTATTGGATTGGCATCGCCTGAGATGATCCGTTCGTGGTCGTTCGGTGAAGTTAAAAAGCCGGAAACCATCAACTACCGTACGTTCAAACCTGAGCGTGACGGCCTGTTCTGCGCCAAGATCTTTGGCCCGGTAAAGGATTACGAGTGCCTGTGCGGTAAGTACAAGCGCTTGAAGCACCGCGGTGTGATCTGCGAGAAGTGCGGCGTTGAAGTCGCGCTGGCCAAGGTTCGTCGTGAGCGCATGGCGCACATCGAGCTGGCTTCGCCGGTTGCCCACATCTGGTTCCTGAAATCGCTGCCGTCCCGTATCGGCTTGCTGATGGACATGACCCTGCGTGATATCGAACGCGTTCTCTACTTCGAGAGCTATGTCGTTATCGATCCAGGCATGACCACCCTTGAAAAAGGTCAGTTGCTGAACGACGAGCAGTACTTCGAAGCGCTGGAAGAGTTCGGCGACGATTTCGATGCCCGCATGGGTGCCGAAGCTGTCCGTGAGCTGCTGCACGCTATCGACCTGGAGCACGAGATTGGTCGTCTGCGCGAAGAGATTCCGCAAACCAACTCCGAAACCAAGATCAAGAAGCTGTCCAAGCGTCTGAAGTTGATGGAAGCCTTCCAGGGTTCCGGCAACTTGCCAGAGTGGATGGTGCTGACCGTTCTGCCGGTTCTGCCGCCAGACCTGCGTCCGCTGGTACCGTTGGACGGTGGTCGTTTCGCGACGTCCGACCTCAACGACCTGTACCGCCGCGTGATCAACCGTAACAACCGCTTGAAGCGCCTGCTTGATCTGTCCGCTCCGGACATCATCGTGCGCAACGAAAAGCGTATGTTGCAGGAAGCTGTCGATGCCCTGCTCGACAACGGTCGTCGTGGCCGCGCTATCACCGGTTCCAACAAGCGTCCTCTGAAATCCCTGGCTGACATGATCAAGGGTAAGCAGGGTCGTTTCCGTCAGAACTTGCTCGGTAAGCGTGTTGACTACTCGGGTCGTTCGGTAATTACCGTAGGCCCGACCCTGCGTCTGCACCAGTGCGGTCTGCCTAAGAAGATGGCACTTGAGCTGTTCAAGCCGTTCATCTTCGGCAAGCTGGAAATGCGCGGTCTCGCGACCACCATCAAAGCGGCCAAGAAAATGGTCGAGCGCGAACTGCCAGAGGTTTGGGACGTTCTCGCTGAGGTGATTCGCGAACACCCGGTTCTCCTCAACCGTGCACCGACCCTTCACCGTCTGGGTATCCAGGCTTTTGAACCGGTACTGATCGAAGGTAAGGCTATCCAGCTGCACCCTCTGGTCTGTGCTGCGTACAACGCCGACTTCGACGGCGACCAAATGGCCGTGCACGTACCGCTGACACTGGAAGCCCAGTTGGAAGCGCGTGCGTTGATGATGTCGACCAACAACATCCTGTCGCCAGCCAACGGTGAGCCAATCATCGTTCCGTCGCAGGACGTTGTACTGGGTCTGTACTACATGACCCGTGAAGCGATCAACGCCAAAGGCGAAGGTCGAGTATTCGCTGACTTGCAAGAAGTTGACCGTGTGTTCCGTGCCGGCGAAGCCGCACTGCACGCCAAGGTCAAAGTGCGGATCAACGAAACCGTCAACGACCGTGACGGCGGCAGCGTGAGCGGCACCCGTATCGTCGACACCACTGTCGGCCGTGCGCTGCTGTATCAGGTTGTGCCAAAAGGTCTGTCGTACGACGTCGTCAACTTGCCGATGAAGAAAAAGGCGATCTCCAAGCTGATCAACCAGTGCTACCGCGTGGTTGGTTTGAAAGAGACCGTGATCTTCGCTGACCAGTTGATGTACACCGGTTTTGCTTATTCGACCATTTCCGGCGTTTCCATCGGTGTTAACGACTTTGTTATCCCGGATGAAAAAGCCCGCATCATCAGTGCTGCCACTGATGAAGTGAAAGAGATCGAAAGCCAGTACGCCTCGGGCCTGGTAACACAGGGCGAGAAGTACAACAAAGTGATCGACCTTTGGTCCAAGGCCAACGACGAAGTTTCCAAGGCAATGATGGCCAACCTCTCGAAAGAGAAAGTCATCGACCGTCATGGCGACGAAGTTGACCAAGAATCCTTCAACTCGATGTACATGATGGCCGACTCGGGCGCACGGGGTTCTGCTGCGCAGATCCGTCAGCTCGCCGGTATGCGTGGCCTGATGGCCAAGCCGGACGGTTCCATCATCGAAACGCCGATTACTGCGAACTTCCGTGAAGGTTTGAGCGTACTTCAGTACTTCATCTCCACTCACGGTGCTCGTAAGGGTCTTGCGGATACCGCGTTGAAAACCGCTAACTCCGGTTACCTGACTCGTCGTCTGGTAGACGTCGCACAAGATCTGGTTGTAACCGAGATCGATTGCGGCACCGAGCACGGCCTGCTGATGACACCGCACATTGAAGGCGGTGACGTTGTAGAGCCACTGGGTGAGCGCGTATTGGGTCGTGTTATTGCCCGTGACGTATTCAAGCCAGGTACCGAGGAAGTTATCGTTCCTGCCGGCACTCTGGTTGACGAGAAGTGGGTCGAGTTCATCGAGCTCAACAGCATCGACGAAGTGATTGTTCGCTCGCCGATCAGCTGCGAAACCCGCTACGGCATTTGCGCCAAGTGCTACGGCCGTGACTTGGCTCGTGGTCACCAGGTGAACATCGGTGAAGCGGTCGGCGTTATCGCTGCCCAGTCCATCGGTGAGCCGGGTACCCAGCTGACCATGCGTACGTTCCACATCGGTGGTGCGGCAAGCCGGACCTCCGCAGCCGACAGCGTTCAGGTGAAGAACGGCGGTACTGTCCGCCTTCACAACCTCAAGCACGTTGAGCGAGTGGATGGTCACCTGGTTGCTGTGTCCCGTTCCGGTGAGCTGGCAATCGCTGATGACTACGGTCGTGAGCGTGAGCGCTACAAGCTGCCGTACGGTGCTGTGATTTCGGTTAAAGAAGGTGACAAGGTCGACGCTGGCGCAATCGTGGCCAAGTGGGATCCGCACACTCACCCAATCGTTACCGAAATGAAAGGTACCGTGACCTACGTGGGCATGGAAGAAGGCATCACGATCAAGCGTCAGACTGACGAATTGACCGGTATGACCAACATTGAAGTACTCGACGCGAAAGATCGTCCGGCTGCCGGTAAAGACATCCGTCCTGCCGTGAAGATGGTTGATGACAACGGCAAGGATCTGTTGCTGCCAGGCACTGACGTAATCGCTCAGTACTTCCTGCCAGCCAACGCCCTGGTCGGTGTAGCGGATGGTGCGAAGATCGCGATCGGTGATGTTATCGCGCGTATTCCGCAAGAAACTTCGAAGACTCGAGACATCACCGGTGGTCTGCCGCGTGTTGCCGACTTGTTCGAAGCTCGTCGTCCGAAAGAAGCGTCGATTCTGGCTGAAGTCAGCGGCACCATCGCGTTCGGTAAAGAGACCAAGGGCAAGCGCCGTCTGGTTATTACCCCGAACGACGGTACCGATCCGTACGAAGAGCTGATTCCGAAGTGGCGTCACCTGAACGTGTTCGAAGGCGAACAGGTAAACCGCGGCGAAGTTATCTCCGACGGTCCGAGCGATCCACACGACATCCTGCGTCTGCTGGGTGTGAGTGCGCTGGCCAAGTACATCGTTAACGAAATCCAGGACGTTTACCGTCTGCAGGGCGTGAAGATCAACGATAAGCACATCGAGACCATCCTGCGTCAGATGTTGCGTAAAGTTGAAATCGCTGAATCCGGCGATTCGAGTTTCATCAAGGGCGACCAGATGGAACTGACTCACGTACTGGTAGAGAACGAGCGTCTGGCGGGTGACGAGAAATTCGTTTCCAAGTTCACGCGCGTTCTGCTGGGTATCACCAAGGCGTCGTTGTCCACTGAATCGTTCATCTCGGCGGCCTCCTTCCAGGAGACCACTCGCGTACTGACCGAAGCAGCGGTAACCGGCAAGCGCGACTACTTGCGCGGCCTGAAGGAAAACGTGGTTGTGGGTCGTCTGATCCCGGCCGGTACCGGTTTGGCTTACCACAGCGAGCGCAAGCGCCGCCGTGATGCTGACAAGCCGTTGCGCGTAAGCGCCAGTGAAGTGGAAGCTGCACTGACCGAAGCGCTGAACTCAAGCGGTAACTGA